GCAGATTGAACCACAATATCAGCACCAAGGTCCACCGCACTTTTTGGAAACTCGGAACTTGTTAAAAAATGGGCTCCGTGCGCTTCGTCGACAAATACTACTGCGCCAAATTGCTGGGCGATTTGAATACATTTTTGCAAATTAAAAATCGTTCCATAATAACTTGGATACGTAAAAATACATAGTTTTACATCTGGATGGTTATGTAAGGTTTCTACTATCAACTCAGGCGTCACACCATTTGCAACCCCAGCCTCCTCGTGGATTTGTGGGCTTAAAAAAATGGGTTCTCCTCCCGCCAGCTCGATTCCATGTAAAATTGATTTATGTGCATCTCTTGGCACTAACACTTTCTCTCCGCGCCTTAAAGTCGTCATAATGACTGCTAAGTTGCCCGCGCTTGTACCATTAACAAGGAAGTGACTTTTTTTCACCCCATAACAATCAGCAAGTAACATTTCTGCTTCTAAAATCACATCTTCCGCATGGTGCAAGTCGTCCATTCCGGTAATTTCTGTTACATCCCATTTTAATAATTTTTGCCATACATCTGGATAGATGGCTCCTCCTTTATGGCCAGGTACGTGAAGTGATACCGGGCAAGACTTGGCATGCGCATCTAACCGTTCCACTAAAGGCATTTTAGATTGATTCCACATGACAAACGCTCCTTTTTAAATTCTCTTTTACCATTATACCATTTTGCTTGATTTATAACACTTTCTTGCGGTTTTAAAGCGTTTTCATTTCAGAAGAGGTATAATAAAATTAGCATCGACGTTTTGACTTTCGAGTAAAGGGAATTTGAGATAATAGGAATATTTTAAAGGAGGTTTTTTGTCAGATGAAGAAGATTCTTAACGGTACAAATCAAGTAGTAGAACAAATGGTGGAAGGTTTAGTTAAATCGCACACAGATATTGTTCATCGTGTTGAAGGAACTCGTGTCATTGCAAGAAATGATAAACGTTCAGGCAAAGTAGGATTAGTAAGCGGTGGAGGTTCTGGTCACGAGCCGGCTCATGCTGGTTATGTTGGTCGTGGAATGCTCTCTGCGGCTGTTTGCGGCGACGTTTTCACTTCCCCAACCCCGGACCAAATATATGAAGGTATCAAAGCCGCAGATCAAGGCGCTGGCGTACTTTTAATTGTAAAAAATTATACTGGTGACGTAATGAACTTCGAAATGGCGGCTGATTTAGCGGATGCCGAGGATATTAAAGTAGAACAAATTGTCGTGGATGATGATATTGCGGTGGAAGATAGCACGTTTACAACTGGACGGCGTGGCGTGGCTGGAACTGTTCTTGTACACAAAATTGTCGGAGCCGCAGCAGAAGCAGGTGCATCCCTTGATGAACTAAAAGCACTCGGTGAAAAAGTGATTTCTGCTATCAAAACGCTTGGTGTCGCATTATCTCCTTGTACGGTGCCTGAGGTCGGACATCCAGGATTTGAGCTTGGAGAAGATGAAATCGAACTAGGAATTGGTATCCACGGCGAACCTGGCTTTACTAGAGAAAAAATTATGCCATCTGCAAGTCTTGCTAAACAACTTTATGATCGAATCGCGACGGAAAGCAAACTCATTTCGGGTGATAAAGTCGTTGTATTAGTCAATGGAATGGGTGCAACTCCACTAATGGAGCAATATGTTTTCGCAAATGATGTTCATGAACTTTTGAAAAACGCAGGTATCAGTGTCGAAAAAACACTCGTTGGAGATTATATGACATCACTTGAAATGGCCGGACTATCTCTAACCATTTTGAAATTAGAAGATGAAAAATGGGTAGATATGCTAAAACTCCCTGTTGAAACGATTGCGTGGTAAAAAGATTTGGAGGAATGAATAATGACCTATAATAAAGATTGGGCGCTTCGTTGGTTAAATGATTTCGGCGAACGTGTACAAGAGAATAAACAGTTATTAAGTGATCTCGACCAAGCGATTGGTGACGGAGACCATGGTATTAATATGGCACGTGGTTTAAGCGAACTTAAAAAAGCTTTTGCCGATAAAGAACCTAGCGACTTGAAAGATGTTTTCAAGACTGCTGGAATGACAATGGTCAGTAAAGTCGGTGGTGCATCGGGACCGCTTTATGGGACAGCCTTTTTGAATATGAGCAAAGCGGTTGATTCAGATACGATTGATTCAGTTGGCTTAACAAAAGTCATTGAGTCTGGGCTAGAAGGTATTGAAAAACGCGGCAAATCGCACGCTGGTGAAAAAACAATGATTGATGTTTGGGAGCCTGTTGTTCATGCGCTTCATCAAGAAGATTTAACCGATGACGTGGTCGATGCTGCCTTACAAAAAACGAAAGACTTAAAAGCGACGAAAGGACGTGCAAGCTACCTTGGTGAACGTTCGATTGGGCACCTTGATCCTGGCGCTTATTCTTCGGCGCTACTATTTCACGCAATGCTTCAAACGGAGGTGAACTGACACGATGGCAAAACCATATGGCGTTGTAATTATTTCCCACTCCAAAGATGTTGCTAAAGGAGTTCACGATATCATTAAAGAAATTGCACCAGATGTTTCGATTACCCATGCAGGAGGAACAGATGATGGTCGAATTGGTACAAGTTTTGACACGGTGAATGAAGCAATCGAACGGAACGAAGCCGATAAAATCTACACTTTTTATGATCTTGGGAGCGCCAAAATGAATATTGAAACAGTAGAAGAAATTAGCGACAAAGAAATTATTCTTTTCAATGCACCGATTCTTGAAGGTGCTTATGCGACTGCTGCTCAAATTCAAATGGACGAAAAACCCGAAGTAATTGCAGCAAATTTGAAGACGATTGAGATTAAATAAGATATACCGGGCAGACGAGCTAAAACTCGTCTGTTTTTCTGGTTATCCATGATATAATGAGCTATAAAATAACGTTAGGAATGGAAACGATGAATATTCTAATAAAAATACGCGAACTAAACAATCTAACCAATAGTGAAAAAGAGCTCGCCGACTATATTTTAGCCAATCCTAAAAAAACATTGCAATTCAAACCCAAAGAACTAGCTACCGCAGCTTTTGTTTCTACGGCAACCATTTATCGTTTAATCAACAAATTAGGGATAAATGGCATCGGTGAATTAAAAATCGAAATCGCCTCTAGCTTGCGAGAAACGACCGCAGAAAAAGAAATTAATTACGATTATCCGATTTTAGAGTCGGATACGCCCTTTCAAATAATGACGAATTTGCGCCAAATTTATAACAGTACGATTGTTGAGACGTTGAATAATGCTGATCCAGAAGAATTAGTAGCTATTGGCGAGAAATTAATGAATGCCAAAGTTATCGATATTTATGCTGCCTCTGCAAATTTATTTTTCGCGAAAAACTTCCAATTTCAAATGCAGGAAATTGGAAGTTTAGTTAATGTTCCAGAAGAGGATTATATTCAAAGACTATCCGCAGCAAATAGCGATGAAAATCATGTGGCGCTTGTTGTTTCTTACGGTGGCAGAAGCGAAACCTTGCAAAAAGTAGTGCAGATTTTATCCGAGAACGATGTCCCAATTATTTTAATTACTTCGATGCAAGACAACCCACTCGTTAAGTTTGCCACCCATAAAATTTATATGGCATCTGCCGAAAATCATTACAACAAAGTTTCTTCCTTTTCAACAAGACAATCTCTTCTTAGCATTTTTGACACGATTTACTCCATTATCTTTAATTATAATTATGAAAAAAATATTCAATATAAAATGACTAATTACCAAAAAATGAATACTGATTTGATATAAATTTTACAAAAAAGTGTTCGATTTCCCCTCTTGTTTGAAAAAAAGCTTTCAATATTTCTTGATTCCGCCCCCTACTCACTTTTGAATGATACAATAAAGAAAAAAAGGAGTTATCACATGACTATCGAAGCGATTATTTTAGACATTGACGGTACACTACTCAGCGATAATAAAGAAATTACTCCCGCAACAAAAAAAGCGCTTATTACCGCACAACAAAATGGGGTTAAATTAATTCTCGCATCTGGAAGACCAACAACAGCAATGCATCTTTACGCAGAGCAATTAGAAATGGAGAAATACCACGGTTTACTCGTTTCATACAATGGCGCCAAAGTGGTTGATTGCCAAACAAATGAAGAACTATTCAGCCAAGCACTGACTGTTACAGAAGGAAAAGCCGTACTTGAGCATATGAAACAATTCGATGTGAAAGTGATGATTGATAAAGACGACTATATGTATGTAAATAATGTATTCGACTGTTTTGTGCCTTATCGCGGCGAAGAAATCAATATTATTGAATATGAATCCCGCAGCGGTAATTTTAAATTATGTGAAAAAGAGGATTTGGCAGCTTTCGTAGATTATCCAATTAGCAAAATATTGACTGCTGGTGACCCTGCATACCTAAAAGAAAATTACCAAGCCATGATGGAGCCTTTCAAAGAGTCCTTCAATTGTGTATTCACCGCAGACTTCTACTTTGAATTTACCGCACAAGGCATTGATAAAGCGAAGGCGTTAGATACTGTTTTAACACCACTGGGAATTAGTGCCGAGAACTTAATTGCTTTTGGAGATGGTCATAATGATATTACGATGGTACGTTATGCCGGAACAGGTGTCGCAATGCAAAATGCTGTGCCTGAGTTAAAAGAAGCAGCGAATACCGTTACTTTGTCTAATAATGAAGATGGGATTGGGCATTTGCTTGATAGTTTGATTCTAAGTTAATAAAAAACAAGCAGGAATCGTGTATATTCCATTTTCTTAAATGGTTTTATACATGATTCCTGTTTTTCTATTTCTGATACTTTTATGTGAAGCTGTAAATCGATTATCCTTCTATAAATAGTTAGCCACGCTATTACATAAATGGTCTATTCAACCGCTCATTCAGTTCATATAATGCCGTTTTATTACTATCCCACTTCAATACCTCCATAGCTTCCTGATACGATAGCCATTTAAACTGAACATGCTCTGAAGATAGCCTTATATCGTGTTGGTATTCAGTCAATTCTGCCGCATAACAATATTCGGGAATTACATATGGCTTATTAAATCCAAAATAAATCCCCGGAATATGCGCTAAAGAATCTAATTTAAACACGATCAACTCAATATCTAAATTTAGCTCTTCCTTGCATTCTCTAACTGCTGTTTTTGCTGGCAATTCTGTATCTTCTCCGCCACCAGAAATAAATTGCCAAACTTTCTCATCCGCTCGCAAAAAAACACCAAATAAATAATGATCTTTTGTTTGAATACATGGGATAACTAGCACTTGAAATGGTTGTCTCATACTTCCTCCTATACCTATGCATCAATTTTTTTGTATTTTAATAAAAACAACTATTTTAACACCTTCATTATACAGAATTCTTTCATTTTCTGGTATGCTTAAGTTAATAAACTAAAGTAGGAGGTAATTTAAATGACACTTTCTTTCACTGATACATACAGACTGAACAATGGAATTGAAATGCCTAGGCACGGTTTTGGGGTATACAAACTAACTGACGAAAAAAGAATGCGCACTGCTCTTGAAACGGCGGCGGATGTTGGATATCGCTTATTTGATACAGCTTCTTTTTATCACAATGAAAAGCAACTGGGAGATTTCTTTCAATCAAGTGGGTTAAAACGCGATGACTTCTTTGTCACTACGAAAATGTGGAATACCGAGCAGGGTTATGATGAGACGCTTCGGGCTTTTGAAAAATCACAAAAAAAATTACAACTTAACCAAATTGATTTATATTTAGTTCACTGGCCAAAACAAGATACTTTTTTTGAGACTTGGCGTGCAGTTGAAAAGCTTTATGATGAAGGGCTTGTTCGGGCAATTGGCGTAAGTAATTTCGAGGCGCACCATTTAGATCGCCTGCGTACGAGCGCTAATGTTCTTCCCGTTGTAGATCAAGTAGAAACTCACCCACACTTCCCCAATCACCTGCTACATCGCTATTTAGAGGAACTTCATATTGTTCACCAAGCGTGGAGTCCACTTGGGCGGGGCGGAGTTTTAGAAGAAGCTACTTTAATTGAACTTGGGCAAAAACACGGCAAATCTCCCGCACAAATTATTTTACGCTGGCATTTGCAAAACAATATTTCGATTATTCCTAAGTCAGAAACTCCTTCAAGAATTAAGGAAAATGCGGATATTTATGATTTTGAGTTAACGGAAGCAGATATGCGCCAAGTTGAACGTTTAAATACTGGCGAACGTTTAAGTCATGCGCCAGATGTGATGTATGTAAGGTCGGAAGAAGTTTAAATCTTTTCCCGCCATTTTTAAATTTTAATAGCAAAAAAATCTACTATTCCAAGTTGCCACGGTCTAGTAGATTTTTATAATTATTTCTTTAATTGTCTTTTCCGAGCTTCTTTAAAGAGATAAAAATAGCGTGCTTCAGCCTTTTTCTCTTCATATTCTAAATTGGGGTCATATTCAAAGCTTTTACGCAACAGAACCTTTTGTTTGTGCCAGTTTTCTTGCGTGACTTCGATTAACTCCATCAAATAAGCATCATAGGACTTGTGTAATTTGCCAATTTTCTTTTCTTTTTTTCGGCCAAACTTATTACTTCTGGATTCCATTTTATCACCTCGGCTTATACTTCTCTTCGCCCTTCCATTGCTTTTGAGAGCGTCACTTCATCAGCGTATTCCAAATCTCCGCCAACTGGAAGACCATGTGCTATTCTAGTTATCTTTATACCAGATGGTTTTAATAGACGCGAAATATACATCGCCGTAGCTTCTCCTTCTACATTAGGGTTCGTCGCTAAAATAACTTCCTCAATCGTGTCATCTTGCAAACGTTTGAGTAAATCTGGAATATTAATATCTTCGGGTCCAATCCCATCCATTGGCGAAATTGTCCCATGAAGCACGTGGTATAAACCATGAAAATCACGCATTTTTTCCATTGCAATCACATCTTTTGATTCTTGGACCACACAAATTATGCTCTGATCCCGCGATGTGTCTCCGCAAATATAACATGGGTCTTTATCAGTAATATGACCGCAGACGGAACAAAAACTCAGGTTTCTTTTTGCATCAACCAATGCTTTGGCAAAGTCTAGCACATCATCTTCTTTCATATCAAGTACATAAAAAGCTAATCTCGCTGCCGATTTGGGTCCGATACCCGGTAATTTCATAAAACTGTCCATTAATTTCGTTATCGGCTCAGGATAATGCATATCTCGTCTTCCTCTCACCTTCAAAGTACACAATGTTTCACGTGAAACATTCTTTTAAAAATAGTTGAGACTCTTGTATTTTAGCCAAGAGTCTCAAACCAAACAATATTACATTCCAGGAAGATTTAATCCTTGTGTGAATTTACCCATTGTTTGTGAAGTTGTATCTTCAATTTGTTTTAATACATCATTTGTAGCTGCAAGTACTAAATCTTGTAGCATTTCGATATCTTCTGGATCTACTACTTCTTCATTTATTACAATATCTGTAATGGCGCGTTTACCAGTAGCTTTTACTGTAACCATCCCGCCACCAGCTGTTCCAGTAAACTCTTGTACTTCTAAATCCGCTTGAGCTTTCGCCATTTCTTTTTGCATTTTTTGCATTTGTTTCATCATACCTTGCATATTTCCCATTCCACGCATGAATAATCTCCTCTTTCTTCTATTGTTTTTTAATCTTTAATTTCAAGCAAATCTTCACCAACTAGTTTTGTTGCTTCTAATACAAATGGATCTTCAGCTGGTTTTCGAGCTTCTGGACTTGCGCCTTCCTCTGCACTTCCATCGCCGCCATGACTATGAAGGAAATTCTCTCTTACATCAGCCCATTGATCTTCTGGGATTCCAATAAAAGTATAATTCACTTTTGTAAGTCGCGCAATACTCGATGTAATAGTTTCTACAAAGTTCGGGTTATCCATCGCCATTTGGCAGTGAATCTCATGCTTAAATTTTAACACAAAAGTGTCTTGAGATGCAGCCACAGGTTCCGCATCATTCAAAAGTGCTGCTTGAGACGCCATTAACATGGATAACAACTCACCCCAACAACCACGAATTAATTGCAAATTCTCTTTCTTAGCCTCACCTAATACATGGTTAATTTTTCCAATCGGCGCTTTAAATTGCTTGCCGTTGTTGATTTGTTTTTTAGCACCGCCACGATTTTGGGCTGGTTTTTCAGTAGGTGTTACTCCCGCCCCGCTTGTAATTTGCTTTTTGAGCGTTTGGAGTTCTTGTTGCATTTGTTCCATTTGGCTTTTCAACTCTGCTACATCGCCGCTAGCTGGTGTTTCGTTTGTTACTACATTTCCAGAAGCTACTGGTCCAGTTTGCGTTAATTGCACCAGCGCTACCTCTACATAAATGCCTGGATGATTCGAAAAACGCATTTGTTGTTGCGCAATGTTTAAAATTTTCACAAACTCATATATTTTCAGTGAGTCAGCTCGTTTCGCTAGCGCTACAAAATCATCATCAACTAAAGCTCGCTCCAAAGTTTCTTCTAAATTAGGAGCTTTTTGGTAAAGTAATACATCTCTGAAAAATACTAATAAATCTTCCACAAGTCGAACCGGATCTTTTCCTTCTGCAAGTAAAGCTGTTAAGGTCGAAATCGCTTCTGCCGCATCACCATCAAAAGCCGCACTAACAAGCTTAGTAAGCAAGCCTTGTGCAACAGAACCGGTAATCTCAAGCGCATCTTCTACGGTAACTTCTTCTGAACCGTAAGAAATCACTTGGTCAAGCAAGCTAAGTGCATCACGCATCCCACCTTCAGCTGCGCGTGCCACAATCATCAGCGCTTTTTCATCATAAGGAATCTTTTCTTCTTTCAAAATGAATTCCAGACGTCCGATAATATCTTGTGTCGTAATCCGTTTGAAATCGAATCGTTGTACACGTGAAATAATTGTCAGTGGAAGCTTATGTGGCTCTGTCGTTGCCAAAATAAAAATGACATGTTTTGGCGGTTCTTCTAGCGTTTTTAGTAGCGCATTAAACGCTCCCGTCGACAACATATGCACTTCATCAATAATATATACTTTATATTTCGCCACAGTCGGCGCATATTTCACTTTTTCCCGGATATCCCGAATCTCTTCAACCCCGTTATTACTGGCAGCATCAATTTCAAGAACATCTGGTATAGAGCCATCCGTTGTTCCTTTACAAATTTCACACTCATTGCAAGGCTCCCCGTCATGACCGTGTTCACAGTTAATCGCCTTCGCAAAAATTTTCGCCGCACTTGTCTTCCCAGTCCCCCGAGGTCCCGAAAACAGATAAGCATGCGAAGTTTTATTCTGTATAATGGCATTTTTAAGCGTTTTCGTCACATGTTCCTGTCCCACAACATCCTGAAACGACTGCGGCCGAAAAACCCGATACAAAGCCTGATACGCCATTTGCCACTCTCCTCACCTGAAACCTTTTTAGTAGTTTTATTATAACGTATTGTTGAAGAAGTTTCAAAACGTTGTTTGTTTTGATTTACTTCTTCAATATAGATCCGAGCAAAGCGAGGATTTAATCCTTCGTGGAAGTTTCAAAACGTTGTTTGTTTTGATTTACTTCTTCAATATAGATCCGAGCAAAGCGAGGATTTAATCCTTCGTGGAAGTTTCAAAACGTTGTTTGTTTTGATTTACTTCTTCAATATAGATCCGAGCAAAGCAAGGATTTAATCCTTCGTGGAAGTTTCAAAACGTTGTTTGTTTTAATCTACTTCTTCAATATAGATCCGAGCAAAGCGAGGATTTAATCCTTCGTGGAAGTTTCAAAACGTTGTTTGTTTTGATTTACTTCTTCAATATAGATCCGAACAAAGCGAGGATTTAATCCTTCCCAAAACTTTCAAAACGTACTTTGCTTTGATTTACTTCTTCAATATAGATCCGAACAAAGCGAGGATTTAATCCTTCCCAAAACTTTCAAAACGTTGTTTGTTTTAATCTACTTCTTCAATATAGATCCGAACAAAGCGAGGATTTAATCCTTCCCAAAACTTTCAAAACGTACTTTGCTTTGATTTACTTCTTCAATATAAATCTGAGCATCGCAATGATTTAATCCTTAAGCCTAACAAAATTACGCTATCCCCAAAAAAAGAACCAGACTCCCAAAAGCCCGATTCTCATTTCTATCTACTCTTCACTTTTCGCCGCTAACTTCTCTTGCTTCTTCTTACTTTCATCAATAACCGAAAGCTCAATTGATTTCAGCAAGTTTTTGACGCGTTTCTTACGGAAAAATCCAAACATAAAACCAACAATAATATTATTCATTTTATTTAATGCTTTCTCTGTTTCAATTAATTCATTATATGTCACTTCACATGTCGTTTCGCTTGTAGATTTTATTGTATAAGTTGTTGTATGTGTATTCACTCGGCTACTTGTTTCAAATTGATAAAGTTCGTAAGGTTTCACTTGAACAATTTTGGTTGTTGCAAGGGCGCCATTAGACATTGTTCTTTGATATTTGTGTCCTTCTAATTTATGCCTTTGAACCGTTTTTCCAGTAGCATTTTTCACATCATAAATCGCTGAGCTGACGATGGTATCAAAACACTCTTTTTGGGATATATACAATTTCTGAGTTACATTCACTTTTCAATCGACTCCTTCTTATTCTTTTCTTTCTTATCTTTGCGCAGTTTTAGCACGATAAAAAGGCAACCAATCAAAACAACCACAAGTCCGGTAACTAAAATAGGTACATTAGCCATCCCATCTTTTCCATAAGAAGGACTAAACATAATAATAATAAGACCAATACTAATTATAAATAGTGCATTAACAATTTTCATTTTCAACCCACACTAACTTGGAAATAGAGTACAGAGCCTATTTCAGTTGCTTTTATTGTTTCTTTGGCGATTTTTGCTGCTTTTTCTTCGTCCTCGATGTTGGTTTCAAAAGTCAGTTTCATACCTTGCTCAGCTATTTTTTTAAAAGTTACACCGTCTTTATCGTATGTTTCTAGTAATTCAGTAATATACTCTCGTTTCATTGGGCAATTAAGAATAATCATTTAAAAAACCTCCTCTTATATAGTTTAACTTTATCTCTTCTGACTTGCAATGAATAAAAATGGTGCAGGAATTCCTACATGATATACTGACTAGGCACAACAGAATGCACCTAGCCAGAAACTTGTTTTTTTCTAAGCTTTCATCTCTTCTTCTGGTACACCAACCCGATTTGCGGTAATAACAAATGGTACCCAAATTAAGAAGGCGACGACCATATTTATGAGTGAAATCACCGGTGCCATCCAGTCTCCTCCAGTTGCTAGGAATGAATTCAAGAGTGGTGGCATTACCCAAACTACAGCAATCTTAACTGGCCCAACCAGTCCAAGAGTTGTTGCAAAGTAAGCAATAGTAACCATTACCATTGGTGCAATAAGGAATGGAATTAGGTAGATCGTATTTAATACAATCGGTAAACCAAACATAATTGGTTCATTGATATTAAATATCCCCGGAGCAAGTGACAATTTGGCCACTGTTCGTGCATCCGCTCGTTTCGAGAACATTAGTAAAGCAATAATCAGTACGAGTGTTCCGCCTGATCCACCCATCCATACGTAAGCATCGAAAGAGCCACGTACCCATTCGAATGGTAATTTAACACCTTCTTGTGCTGCACTAATATTTTGCAGCTGTGCCGTACCCCAAAGTGATTCTAAAACTGGCGCAAGAACGTTTGGTCCATGAATACCGAAGAACCATAGTAATTGAACAAGGAACGTAACTAATAAAACAGCCCCATACCCTTGCGAAAGTGATAACAGTGGCTCTTGAATTGTTTTAGAAATCCACGTAATAACATCCATATTAGTGATTTTGAAGAATGCCCAGTCAATAATACCCACTACATAAAGCGCCACAAGTGCAGGAATAATCGCTGCAAATGCTTTACTTACTGCCGGTGGAACAGTATCTGGCATTTTAATAATAATATTTCTACGCATTAGTTTCGCGTA
The nucleotide sequence above comes from Listeria ivanovii subsp. londoniensis. Encoded proteins:
- the dnaX gene encoding DNA polymerase III subunit gamma/tau translates to MAYQALYRVFRPQSFQDVVGQEHVTKTLKNAIIQNKTSHAYLFSGPRGTGKTSAAKIFAKAINCEHGHDGEPCNECEICKGTTDGSIPDVLEIDAASNNGVEEIRDIREKVKYAPTVAKYKVYIIDEVHMLSTGAFNALLKTLEEPPKHVIFILATTEPHKLPLTIISRVQRFDFKRITTQDIIGRLEFILKEEKIPYDEKALMIVARAAEGGMRDALSLLDQVISYGSEEVTVEDALEITGSVAQGLLTKLVSAAFDGDAAEAISTLTALLAEGKDPVRLVEDLLVFFRDVLLYQKAPNLEETLERALVDDDFVALAKRADSLKIYEFVKILNIAQQQMRFSNHPGIYVEVALVQLTQTGPVASGNVVTNETPASGDVAELKSQMEQMQQELQTLKKQITSGAGVTPTEKPAQNRGGAKKQINNGKQFKAPIGKINHVLGEAKKENLQLIRGCWGELLSMLMASQAALLNDAEPVAASQDTFVLKFKHEIHCQMAMDNPNFVETITSSIARLTKVNYTFIGIPEDQWADVRENFLHSHGGDGSAEEGASPEARKPAEDPFVLEATKLVGEDLLEIKD
- a CDS encoding YbaB/EbfC family nucleoid-associated protein, with the protein product MRGMGNMQGMMKQMQKMQKEMAKAQADLEVQEFTGTAGGGMVTVKATGKRAITDIVINEEVVDPEDIEMLQDLVLAATNDVLKQIEDTTSQTMGKFTQGLNLPGM
- the dhaL gene encoding dihydroxyacetone kinase subunit DhaL, encoding MTYNKDWALRWLNDFGERVQENKQLLSDLDQAIGDGDHGINMARGLSELKKAFADKEPSDLKDVFKTAGMTMVSKVGGASGPLYGTAFLNMSKAVDSDTIDSVGLTKVIESGLEGIEKRGKSHAGEKTMIDVWEPVVHALHQEDLTDDVVDAALQKTKDLKATKGRASYLGERSIGHLDPGAYSSALLFHAMLQTEVN
- the dhaM1 gene encoding dihydroxyacetone kinase phosphoryl donor subunit DhaM1 is translated as MAKPYGVVIISHSKDVAKGVHDIIKEIAPDVSITHAGGTDDGRIGTSFDTVNEAIERNEADKIYTFYDLGSAKMNIETVEEISDKEIILFNAPILEGAYATAAQIQMDEKPEVIAANLKTIEIK
- the dhaK gene encoding dihydroxyacetone kinase subunit DhaK, whose amino-acid sequence is MKKILNGTNQVVEQMVEGLVKSHTDIVHRVEGTRVIARNDKRSGKVGLVSGGGSGHEPAHAGYVGRGMLSAAVCGDVFTSPTPDQIYEGIKAADQGAGVLLIVKNYTGDVMNFEMAADLADAEDIKVEQIVVDDDIAVEDSTFTTGRRGVAGTVLVHKIVGAAAEAGASLDELKALGEKVISAIKTLGVALSPCTVPEVGHPGFELGEDEIELGIGIHGEPGFTREKIMPSASLAKQLYDRIATESKLISGDKVVVLVNGMGATPLMEQYVFANDVHELLKNAGISVEKTLVGDYMTSLEMAGLSLTILKLEDEKWVDMLKLPVETIAW
- a CDS encoding DUF3284 domain-containing protein; its protein translation is MNVTQKLYISQKECFDTIVSSAIYDVKNATGKTVQRHKLEGHKYQRTMSNGALATTKIVQVKPYELYQFETSSRVNTHTTTYTIKSTSETTCEVTYNELIETEKALNKMNNIIVGFMFGFFRKKRVKNLLKSIELSVIDESKKKQEKLAAKSEE
- a CDS encoding YaaL family protein — its product is MESRSNKFGRKKEKKIGKLHKSYDAYLMELIEVTQENWHKQKVLLRKSFEYDPNLEYEEKKAEARYFYLFKEARKRQLKK
- a CDS encoding MurR/RpiR family transcriptional regulator, with protein sequence MNILIKIRELNNLTNSEKELADYILANPKKTLQFKPKELATAAFVSTATIYRLINKLGINGIGELKIEIASSLRETTAEKEINYDYPILESDTPFQIMTNLRQIYNSTIVETLNNADPEELVAIGEKLMNAKVIDIYAASANLFFAKNFQFQMQEIGSLVNVPEEDYIQRLSAANSDENHVALVVSYGGRSETLQKVVQILSENDVPIILITSMQDNPLVKFATHKIYMASAENHYNKVSSFSTRQSLLSIFDTIYSIIFNYNYEKNIQYKMTNYQKMNTDLI
- a CDS encoding aldo/keto reductase, with amino-acid sequence MTLSFTDTYRLNNGIEMPRHGFGVYKLTDEKRMRTALETAADVGYRLFDTASFYHNEKQLGDFFQSSGLKRDDFFVTTKMWNTEQGYDETLRAFEKSQKKLQLNQIDLYLVHWPKQDTFFETWRAVEKLYDEGLVRAIGVSNFEAHHLDRLRTSANVLPVVDQVETHPHFPNHLLHRYLEELHIVHQAWSPLGRGGVLEEATLIELGQKHGKSPAQIILRWHLQNNISIIPKSETPSRIKENADIYDFELTEADMRQVERLNTGERLSHAPDVMYVRSEEV
- a CDS encoding DUF3188 domain-containing protein — its product is MKIVNALFIISIGLIIIMFSPSYGKDGMANVPILVTGLVVVLIGCLFIVLKLRKDKKEKNKKESIEK
- a CDS encoding NUDIX hydrolase encodes the protein MRQPFQVLVIPCIQTKDHYLFGVFLRADEKVWQFISGGGEDTELPAKTAVRECKEELNLDIELIVFKLDSLAHIPGIYFGFNKPYVIPEYCYAAELTEYQHDIRLSSEHVQFKWLSYQEAMEVLKWDSNKTALYELNERLNRPFM
- the recR gene encoding recombination mediator RecR, whose translation is MHYPEPITKLMDSFMKLPGIGPKSAARLAFYVLDMKEDDVLDFAKALVDAKRNLSFCSVCGHITDKDPCYICGDTSRDQSIICVVQESKDVIAMEKMRDFHGLYHVLHGTISPMDGIGPEDINIPDLLKRLQDDTIEEVILATNPNVEGEATAMYISRLLKPSGIKITRIAHGLPVGGDLEYADEVTLSKAMEGRREV
- a CDS encoding Cof-type HAD-IIB family hydrolase, producing MTIEAIILDIDGTLLSDNKEITPATKKALITAQQNGVKLILASGRPTTAMHLYAEQLEMEKYHGLLVSYNGAKVVDCQTNEELFSQALTVTEGKAVLEHMKQFDVKVMIDKDDYMYVNNVFDCFVPYRGEEINIIEYESRSGNFKLCEKEDLAAFVDYPISKILTAGDPAYLKENYQAMMEPFKESFNCVFTADFYFEFTAQGIDKAKALDTVLTPLGISAENLIAFGDGHNDITMVRYAGTGVAMQNAVPELKEAANTVTLSNNEDGIGHLLDSLILS